From the Planktothricoides raciborskii GIHE-MW2 genome, the window GGTGATTCTAGGTGCGGCTTCAGCATTTGGGACGAACCGTTGTTGCTAAAATAATACGCCACTGCGGTGCGCCGACGGAGACCGACGGCGCACCGCAGTGGCGGCAGAATTTTTCCCTAATTCAATCGATAGTTTTAGAGGAATTTGAATATAAAATTCTGTACCTAGACCCGGTTGAGATAAACATTTGATGATTCCTCCGTGTTTCTCCACGATAATTTTGTAACTGATTGATAAACCTAAGCCGGTGCCTTTGCCTACAGGTTTAGTGGTAAAAAAAGGATCGAATAATCGCGAGCAAATTTCTTCAGGAATACCAAAGCCATTATCGCGAATTTTAATTAGTACGCTTTCGTTGCCATCATGGGACATGGGTTCTCCTGTTGTGGCCAAAAGCCTTGGTTTATGGGAAATTAACTCAGTAGTAATCACAATTTCTCCCGGTTTTTGTTGTTCTTCTAGGGCATCGATCGCATTACTCAGAATATTCATAAATACCTGATTCATCAGCCCCGCATGACATTCCACCAGCGGCAGATCGCCATAATTTTTAATCACTTGAATATTCGGGCGTCCGGGCTGGGGTTTTAACCTATGTTGTAAAATCATTAAGGTGCTATCAATCCCCGAATGCAAATCTACGGGTTTAGTTTGGGCTTCATCCAACCGAGAAAAGTTGCGTAGGGATAAAACGATTTCTCTAATGCGATCGGTTCCCAATTTCATGCTATAAATGAGTTTTGGAAAGTCTGCCGATAAAAATTCTAAGTCGATTTCCGCGATCGCTGCTTCCAGGGCTGGGGTCAGATTGGGGAATTCTTGCTGATAGAGTTGCAGGATTTTTAACAGTTCCTCAGTATATTGTTGGGCGTGACAAAGATTCCCAGAAATAAAATTAATTGGGTTATTAATTTCATGGGCAACTCCGGCTACTAACTGACCCAAACTAGACATTTTTTCACTTTGAATCAGTTGGCTTTGGGTTTCTTGCAATTCCCGCAACGCTTGCTGTAATTTTTCCGCTTGCAATTGGGCTGTAGTTGCGGCAATACAACTTTCTTGATAGAGTTGGGCATTGTCGATCGCTGCTGCTGCTTGAAATGCTAGGGTATTCATCCGTTTGAGATCCGCTGCGGTATAGGTAACGGGAGAAGAATTGCCCAGGGCGATCGCGCCGATCGGACGACCTTTGCTGATTAAAGGTATGCAAATTAAAGCACTCATCGTCGCCTCAAAATCCATACATCGCGGGTCATTGGCAACATCATTAATAATTTCTCCCAAGCCATTTTTCACCACCACACCCAAAATACTTTCATCCAAGGGAATACGGAGGCGATCGCGATTCCATTCCTGACCAAAAGCTGAGACTACCTTCAATTCCTCAGTGTTGCCTGTGTTTGACAGTAACATGACTGCCCCACTGGTGGCCTTAATTAACTCTTTAGCTTCGGCTAATAATAAGTTAACCAATTCATCAATATCTAAACTGGCAGTTAGCTTTTCGGACAGATCGTACAGAAAAGTAATTTCCCGATAGTTATCCAGGACTTCGTGGGCTAAAGTCTTTTTCTCTAATTCTTTTTGGGCGAAACAAGAGATAATTGAGGCAATAGGGGCGACTTTTGCCTCCCCGATCGCCCATCCTATGACCTCACCATCGATTTCTATGGGCAATTGACTGCCAGCTTTTTTACTCTCATCACCGAAAATCACCCGTCCTTTAGTATCCTGTATTACAATGGATGTACCCATAGACTTGACTAAATCGGCGATCGCCTCTAACAATAGAGGAGAGTCACATAATTTCTTTAAATTAATTGCCATAATCTTTCTGCTACTTTACTCTGGTTTTGATTATTTGATTATCTATTTAAGTATATTATCTGTTTGATTCCTCATTCCGTCATCCGGGAAAATCCAGAGATTTTTTTCCGTAAATTCACTCAAGTATTAGTCGTATAAATACGGACTTTTTTTGTTGTTGATTGTTGGGTAGGGATTCTTTGGTTAGGGATTCTTTGATTGTTGGGTAGGGATTCTTTGATTAGG encodes:
- a CDS encoding ATP-binding protein, encoding MAINLKKLCDSPLLLEAIADLVKSMGTSIVIQDTKGRVIFGDESKKAGSQLPIEIDGEVIGWAIGEAKVAPIASIISCFAQKELEKKTLAHEVLDNYREITFLYDLSEKLTASLDIDELVNLLLAEAKELIKATSGAVMLLSNTGNTEELKVVSAFGQEWNRDRLRIPLDESILGVVVKNGLGEIINDVANDPRCMDFEATMSALICIPLISKGRPIGAIALGNSSPVTYTAADLKRMNTLAFQAAAAIDNAQLYQESCIAATTAQLQAEKLQQALRELQETQSQLIQSEKMSSLGQLVAGVAHEINNPINFISGNLCHAQQYTEELLKILQLYQQEFPNLTPALEAAIAEIDLEFLSADFPKLIYSMKLGTDRIREIVLSLRNFSRLDEAQTKPVDLHSGIDSTLMILQHRLKPQPGRPNIQVIKNYGDLPLVECHAGLMNQVFMNILSNAIDALEEQQKPGEIVITTELISHKPRLLATTGEPMSHDGNESVLIKIRDNGFGIPEEICSRLFDPFFTTKPVGKGTGLGLSISYKIIVEKHGGIIKCLSQPGLGTEFYIQIPLKLSIELGKNSAATAVRRRSPSAHRSGVLF